The DNA segment AAGCAATTTGAAAATAAACATCCCTTGTATGTATTTCATTAAACTTGAAGCACTTCTGATTGGATTTATTCTGCAGATTTGAATAAGTGTCGCACTTTTCATTGTTTTTCAGGTATGCCACTGACGAAGTCGGAAAAGCTCTTTCTTAACACACTATATGTTGCATGGTGGACTTTTTCATATTGACTTGATTCTAGAAGGTCCTTGCATGGCGTTCGGATTCTGTAAACTTGACACTTCACTGAATAGAGTCTGTTGAGGTGATTTAAAGCATGGTGTGTGCATTCTTCCAACCCAACATCGCTTAGTGAATTGAGTATTCTTAGTTTGTTCTGCTGCTGTGCGCGTTGCGCTATCCTGCTTAGGTGGAGGCACCTGGCGGCAATGCGTTGTACTATCGCCGACGGCGGCGGGCTATTGTCCTGCGCTCTTTCGCCGGGCACTGAAggtatagaggaggcgctgccccAACCGAGCCGAACCTAGGTATTCTTCAGCAGCCGTGGGGAAAGATGGCGGAGCCTCGCGGGTTCAGCTCGGTTTTTGATacggctgggttcccctgctcagTGTTGACTGCTGTCTGCGAGACCCTTCTAAGAAAACTTAAGCAAGGAACACGAAGAAACTACGGAGAGGTTCGTTGCAGGTCACAGAAGCCGTTGGTGGTgccttacttgcacaaaactgctcacaacttgaagaaagtggccaacaggcatggggtgagtgtcgttttttccgcccccaacaagctgaaaaagctgtgcccccgtatttgcagcccaagaaagcggggttgccagataaggcacgactctccattcatcatgtgttccgcaggagtggtctatgctatccccttaacgtgtgggaagacctatgttggccagactgggcgctgcatcaacgaccgCTTGGGGAAtatgcccgaaatttatcagatttaaaggataaatatgcacatttggtagggcatattatgggttgcgacggatgcgaggcacgattgagtcagactaagattcttggcaaaagcacagataagaaggcacgtgaatgtctggaggctttttacataaggaaacttggcaataggtgtgtcagcaccccatctgtttcacttttttcgtccgagttcgaatttttagatgccgcccttaaataatctttgttaacttttttgtttttgttttggttaccgcttgctcatgtgtgctcgctgtgatggtcgcttagatttctttacctttcctgccctcctccttcttttttcagtgaaacgtcgccatataaaggcgctgcctggtttcaataaaattagttgtgagttagcgctttgtgtctcgtccttgtcttttcgtggtttgcatgctctggcgctattttcttcaaatcaaaaaAAACGCAGTGACACACTCGGCAccggtgatagagaaatgcgcagaatataatcaacccctatatatagccttcattgattacgagaaagcattcgacccAGTGGAAACAtctgcagtcatacaggcatagcgtaatcagggtgtagatgagccttatgtcagaataccggaagatatatatatgaactgcacagctaccatggtcctccataaagtcagcaataaaattccaataaggaagggcgtcaggcaaggagacacgatctcgccaatgctgttcaccgcctgtttacaggaggtattccgaggcctgaattaggaacagttggggataagagttaatggagagtacctaaataatctcagattcgctgatgacattgccttgctgggtcagtcaggagattaactgcaaattatgatcaatgggttagacaggcagagcagtacggtgggtctaaatattaacatgcagaaaaccaaagtaagggttaacagtctagcaagggaacagcagttcacaactggcaacGATGTGCTggaagtgacagctgatccggatcatgagagggaaataactagaaagataagaatggggtgacgcgcatatggcatgttctctcagataatgaacggcagtttaccaatttccctcaggagaaaagtgtacaacagctgtatcttaccggtactcacctacggggcagaaacgtggaggctaacgaaaagagttcagcttaagttaaggacaacggagcgagccatggaaagaaaaatgatagatgtaacgttaagagaccggaagcgggcagagtgggtgagggaacaaacgcgtgttaatgacatactagtcgaaatcaagaggaagaaatgggcttgggcggggcatgtactgcgaaggcaagataaccgctggtacttaagaGTAACGGAGCGTACTCCAAGAgatagtaagcgtagcagggggcggcagaagcttaggtgggaggatgagattaagaagtttgcagtcaaagggtggatgcagctggcaaaggacagggttaattggagagacatgggagaggcctttgcactgcagtgggtgtagtaaggttgatgatgatgacatctaaTACAATGCACAAGATGTCAACTTGTTTTTCAAGCTGTACTACAAACTCTCATAACTCAATACTCAAAATTGTGAAACAAATAGGAGAAAGGAATTGAGAGGGACACAGAATTGCAAAATTCTCAGCGGGCACTAATATGTCCAAGGGTCTTCCAAACGCACATTTTGATTATATCattacaaaaacttctttttggCATAACAGGCACAGAGAAACAAAGTTGCTATTTCTGAGGCTTTCAAAAGGTGTGAGAAAGGTTTGCAGTTGTTTTAGGTCTCCAACTTGGCATCATTTTACATTGCTGGTTGCCACCTGTTTACCAACACTCCTGCTGCCACATTTTACAGTAGTTCTGATCTCAGCCATGCACTGGTTTTCCTTGCACAAATATATATGAAGCCTTGTTTTCAGGTATACTTTGAGAAGTTTGTTTGCAATGTTATGACAGTCTGGAAAACCGTTCACCTGGGTTATACTTTTCAGCACACACGCCTCAAGCTGAGAAAGTGTAAGCTCATTCTGGAGAACTTTTGCACTGTTCACACGGAAAAGGTTTTCAGCACTTTCCAAAAATTGAACAACAGCTGGTGAAGGCAAAGCAAGTCGTATTTTCTCTGTATACGACTTAAGCTGAGTAAGTGTGTTGGCCTCCTTGCATGTTATAGCTTTCTGACATTCATCACAAATAGATATGTTTTTTTGGACATTGCTCACAATGTGACCAGCAAGGTACTCAAAAGACTCTTGCTCAAGGGTACTTAATGCAAGTATGTCCTCAGGGAATGCAACGTTTGTGATGTcaacattttctttctgttttgctgGTAGGCTGCTCAGACCTATCAGCGAGTGCCCTGAGTCATGGTCATAGTTACCAGATTTGCTTGGCCTGAAGAACTGAGCCATCGTTGCCGCACGAATTGCACAGCGAAACTCGAGTGGCCTGGGGACGGGATTTTTTGACCGGAGAGTTGAAAACAGGTTTTATAGTGGGTCTTGACCGAATCGACTTAACATAACACAGACAAAACCTTTCTTATTAAGATAATAGTCTTGGAGTTCAAGGGCAACAGTACTAACTAAAATAATGACAGTTTGGACTGGCTTCCAGAAATGTTTTCCATCACCTATTTTAATGTTTGAGAACAAACAAATGACATCATTTAGGAATGAAACTGCCTCGGCATACTTCACCTGATCAAATTTGCTAATGGCAAGCTTTGTAGTTCTCGATGTCATAACCTTAAACCACTTAAAAACAGATTCAAAAAACCATGCAGTAGTCAGGGCCTCATCTGGCAGGGACCCTCTTTGAACCAGAAGGCGTAATGCTGCTGCGGTAGCATGGTTGAAGAGCGAAAATGCCAGaccaactttcattttttcaaaatgaCCGGGGTCCAGGCAAGAGGGCTTAAGGTGAGGTGTTATGTTGAGGTCAAGCTTAGAGTCGAGCTCGACAAGCCTTTCTACTTGAACTAGGTTTACCTCGCTTGACGTTCAGCTGTGTTTCCTAACTATAGATTCAGGCGAAAAAATTGACTGTCCACGAGTTAGGTGGTTGCGCAGATTTTTCAACAGATGGGCAACGTCTGCCATGAAGTAAGGCTGTCGGCTGCTGTCACATGGATGGGAACAAGATACTTTGCTGCGGCAGTGCCTGCCAACAACAATTCTAAATTCTTTCCACAGAGCTTGATTGCCACCTCCCATGTCGCATACTATTGCATCTATTTTGATCCCAATGCTCTCACATGATTTGATGATTTCGAGAATCACATGTTTCACAGTATTACTGCAAAAAGAGTTTGATGTTAAGTGGTATGCTACTGTCTGCTTCCAGCGTGTGGTCACTCCAGCAAGCATAAAAACAAGACCATGCATGGCCATAACGTTGTCTGGGAGGGTACCATTTGATAAAGGAATGGTTGGCTTCCCAATCACCGTTTCGGTTCCCTGGTCGTAGGCAATTCCCGGCGTAAGCTGCATTTCATCCAATATCAGGACGGCGTGCTTCTCATGGTCCTTCATGAGGTTCACCTGATAAAGAAGATACATGTAAATACTGTCACATTGCAAATTACTGCCTTCGTTGCTATAAAACAAAATATCTCCAGTAAAAAAACCACATCAGCCAATGAATGTATTGCGAACTTCCTCCCAAAGAATTAACAGTGTTAGTAGTTAGCTTTAACATCCGCTTGGGCTCTTGTTGCCAAAGCACGCATGTTCAGCAAGGAAAAGATCTGTTATGCCAGACATACTCACTTTTACAGAAAGAGATGGCAGAATTTCATGAAGTATTCCaggcaaaaatttcaaatcttcAAGGTGTCTGTGCAGAGTGCGTTCGGACGGAAGTGGTGTCCCAATTTCTCGGACGACGTTATAACCCCAAGATCCACAAGACAGCCTGATTTTCAATCCCTTTTCAATGGTAGAAGCCGACCATGGTGTGCCGCGCATTGTATATCTTTCCATGGATTTAAGCTGGCCATTTGCTAAAAAATGACAGGTCCGTCTCTTCAGGGCGCTTTTTTCTTGAAGTGCAGCATTCTTTTGTCGCTGACAGATGGACAGTTTCCGTTTGTGGCTTTTCAGCTCATCCTCTAGCTCAGCAATTCTTTTGTGCAAGGCAGCCTCATCTGCTGCACAAAAGGCCTCTTTTGATGAGCTCTCTAGTTGAAACAAAGACAAAAAGTGCATCATGAAAGATGAGCTATGGTATCATGTGTGTATTCATGAAGAAATGGAAAGCTCCCAAGTTTTAATTTAGAGAATCCCATTTAGATTCACAGCAAGAAATCGTCACCGTCAACATCAGTTACAGTTGCAGGAAGAGCCTCGTAACTAGTAGACGTGCTAGGAGTTTGTATACCTGCGTATAATGCAGAAAGATCAAGACAAGAGAAGAAAACCCTGATGAATTAAAGCATCCTTACCTTGCAACAAGTTCTGCAGCAAAGGGCAAGTGAAGTCAACATCTGAGCAGCCTATACAGAAGAAGAGGGAAT comes from the Amblyomma americanum isolate KBUSLIRL-KWMA chromosome 1, ASM5285725v1, whole genome shotgun sequence genome and includes:
- the LOC144129138 gene encoding uncharacterized protein LOC144129138; protein product: MAETLNALHVLHRTVSSASFCSFLHVLRLAWTAFSTAPCCCAFGCRTRENDGKRLFRIPSANRDAARRKIWLQRIGRADLIPTQWSRLCEDHFTADSQELRGSAVPSCSTPFESPQDNSVAGCMDADPTSISLQSSLQDASAIECHSSTLYIGGVNCYFTIYNLFLCCSDVDFTCPLLQNLLQGIQTPSTSTSYEALPATVTDVDESSSKEAFCAADEAALHKRIAELEDELKSHKRKLSICQRQKNAALQEKSALKRRTCHFLANGQLKSMERYTMRGTPWSASTIEKGLKIRLSCGSWGYNVVREIGTPLPSERTLHRHLEDLKFLPGILHEILPSLSVKVNLMKDHEKHAVLILDEMQLTPGIAYDQGTETVIGKPTIPLSNGTLPDNVMAMHGLVFMLAGVTTRWKQTVAYHLTSNSFCSNTVKHVILEIIKSCESIGIKIDAIVCDMGGGNQALWKEFRIVVGRHCRSKCKSSPE